The following nucleotide sequence is from Candidatus Cloacimonadota bacterium.
GGTACAATATGAAGTTGTTTTACAATGCCCACTTCTGGATAAATGGAGCATTTGACGATACCGTTAAGGGGGTATTGACAAAAGACGGCAAAATAGCTGATATATTATGGTCAGATTTGAACGCTTATTCAAATGTAGAGCATATAGACTTAATGGGCTGTTTTATGTTCCCCGGATTTATTGATACTCATACCCACAGCTTTGAGGGTGGATTATACTCTCTGATGATAGATCTTAATGAAGCCACTTGCATCAGAGATGTATTGGATATGATTGC
It contains:
- a CDS encoding amidohydrolase family protein, whose translation is MKLFYNAHFWINGAFDDTVKGVLTKDGKIADILWSDLNAYSNVEHIDLMGCFMFPGFIDTHTHSFEGGLYSLMIDLNEATCIRDVLDMIA